In the Natronoglycomyces albus genome, AAAATGCTTGACGCAATAGAGGACGGGAAAACTACTTCATCAGATTTGAAGCAGCAACTCGCAGCAGTTATCAGTGGTTCCTATCCTCTAAGCAGATGCTGCCCACAATGTGACAACATCTTTGAAGAGCACGCTGACGCAGTCAAAAGGCACAAAGCTGAGCTTGACAGGCGCGAACGCATCAGAAATGAACGAGCGGCACACGACTACCTACTTGAAATTAGGCACAGTTATCTTAGTGCTCAAGTGATAGTCCATACCGGCATCTGCACGAATGTTGACATTAAAGATCCTACTGCCCCTATGGAGCGACATAAATACGGCAGCGACCGCTACCATCAACAAGTTCAAGTTTACGACCCCAACGCCCTCCAAGAATATGACTTGATATCGCGCTCAGAGCTCCAAGAACGATTTTCTCCGTTCATTGAGTGTTACCACAATACGAGAGGGTCAACAGTATTCAATTCCTTCCTTAGCGTGCACTTTTGCCCAAAGTGCGCGCCAGATGGAAGGTCTACCCGCGAAAATCCCACTGAGCTCTTTTATCCATACTGCTGGAGCTGGAAGAGGCCGCGTTGCCAAATATCCATACACACAGATTCTGGCCATGTCAAGTCAATGAAGGCATGGCACGGCGGCAGTTGCGCCATCTGTGGCGTGAAGCCGGAGAAGCTCGACCTCGACCATGACCATGATTCGGGCCTTATCAGAGGTTTTCTATGCCGCTCTTGCAATGCGCGTGAGGCTAGATCGCAAGATGAGGTCTTTGTTCGCTATAGGCATCGGAACCCGGCTTCAATCTTGGGCCTAAAAATAGTCTACTCTAAGTCAATAAGTAGGCACACCCAATACCCTAGGCCTTCATACGGCATCTCACGATGCAAGCCCAGATTTGAGTTAACAGCCACTGAAAGGCCAAGAGTTGGGTCATCGAATTCACTATTCGATATGCCTCTTTATTGCACTCTAGGCGAGACGCACAACAGACCTCACGCCCCGGCACGACTGCGATCCACGCCTGGACTCATCATCCGGTGCACTTACGACCGAAACGGTCACAAGGTTATGGCTAGCACGAAGGCAGGATAAACTACGCTGGGCCAATGTCGAGACCCACACGCTGTAGGCGAGGGTTGGCTCACGGGCCGGTGAGCCAACCCTCGCCTACAGCAATTTCGCACCTGACGGGTGGACGCATGGAATCAGGGCACCATCTGGGCGCGCTTCGTGGCCTGTCTCGCAGGTACGGCACAAGTCTCGCCGTCAGTCCACGCGCTAGGGTTACAGCTGATCGGCATACTGTGTCGGAGCCACCCTCTATCCTGGCTTGACCGGTCAGGACCAAGATTCACGGGGGCCAGATGCTGAGCACGAACTGTAGACGCTCTACTATCGCTTCTGTGACAGATGCTCCGTGCGTACCCAAAATCAGCCCAGCTGCTAGCAGTTCCACTGGTCTCCAAGCGTTCGAGGTTGCCGAGTTTTTTGCAGGTATCGGTCTGGCGCGGCTTGGACTTGAGAACGCTGGCTTTCGTGTGACCTGGGCCAACGATATCGAGCGGGCTAAGTGGGAGATGTACCTTCGCCAGTTCGGTGACGCTGCGCAAGGTGATTTTCACCTCGGAGACATCACTGATGTTCGTGGAACTGACATCCCGGAAGGCACTTCACTAGCTTGGGCTTCATTCCCCTGCACAGACCTTTCTCTTGCAGGTGGACGAGGCGGGCTTGCGGGCAAGCAATCGGGGACGTTCTGGCAACTAGTACGAGTTCTCAAAGAGATCGACTACTCTCGCCCGGCAATTGTCGCCTTGGAGAATGTGAACGGGCTCGCCACCAGCCACAAAGGGGCCGACTTGAGCGCCGCAATCTCGGCCCTCAATCAACTCGGATACTCCGTCGATATCATGACCATCGACGCGCGGAGATTCGTCCCTCAATCGAGACCACGTCTGTTCATAGTGGCTGTCCAACACGACGTTCTGAGTGCAGCGATCTCTGCTGGCCTTCCCCTTCGTCCTACTCATACTGGGCCACAGCCGTTTTGCGTTACTGAATCTCAAACTCGCCCTAAGTGGCTTAGCGGATTCTTTGAGAACCAAGATCTCGAAACCCATCGCTTCGACCTCCGGGACCTACCTCCGCTACTCGATGGAGGTCTTACAACACAGGCTGAAGAGATGAGGTTGAGTGACGAGCGTTGGTGGAGCGAAGAGCGGATAGTCAGATTTGTCGCTGAACTCTCCGATGTGCAGAAGGCACGGCTTGACGACCTGACTATGAACGCACGTAGTCCGATCTATCGCAGTGCATACAGGAGAACTCGTAAGGGAAAGCCTGCCTGGGAGATCCGAGCGGATGACATCGCTGGCTGCCTACGAACTGCCCGCGGAGGCTCGTCAAAACAAGCTATAGTGCGAATCCAACGCGGTTCTCCCCTGCGAGCCCGCTGGATGACCCCAATCGAGTACGCCCGGCTCATGGGTGCGTCTAGTTACGTCATCAGTGACATTCGAAAGAATCAAGCCCTGTTCGGTTTTGGTGACGCAGTGTGTGTACCTGTAGTAGAGTGGTTGGGCCACAACTACTTTCGCCCCATCTTGGCAATAGCGTCCGCTGGCACCGTCAGCTCAGCCCCGTGAGGAAACCATACAATTGACATCACCAGCACCCTCTGGCCCCAACGATGTTGAAGTCTTCCGTCAGCTCGTAACAGAGATCGAGGGGTGGTATGAGGATCAACGGAAGTCCGACGGTCGCGTCGACCCAAACGTGATGTGCGCCGGAGTCTACGCCGCCGATCACCTTTCAAGAGCCTTCCCATTGACCGAAAACGACTATCGCACCAAGTCTCAGGTGAAGGGGGCCAGCGGGAGCCGCATCAAGAAACTTCTCGCCGCGCACGGCGAAGAAAGAGTGTTTCTTCGTGAAGGCGGCCGGACCTCCAGAGGAACAGTTACCCTTGTGGCAAGTCTGGCAAATCTGATCAACGATTGCTTGAGCAAGCACTACTCAACAGACCCAAACGATCAAGCACGAGCTTATATCGCATGGTCACTTCAAGAATGGTTCGTAAACAAAATTCAAGTCGACTTCTTCGACAAAGAACGTCTACAAGTCGAAATCGATCCGCAACTACCGGTAGCGGCTGCGGTTGCAGCCATGATTGAAGCTGGACGTGTTCGCGGTGGCAACGCAGCCGGAGCAGTAGCACAACACCTTGTCGGGGCAAAACTCGAACTTCGATTCCCTGACATCACGATCAACAATGAAAGCTACACAACGGCTGACCAGCAAACCAACAGAGCCGGTGACTTCCAAGTAGGAGACACGGGAATCCACGTCACCACGAGTCCAAGCCAAGCTCTATTCACCACAAGATGCGCCAAAAACCTCACCGACGGCTACCGCCCGAGAGTGCTCGTCCCTGACGACAAAGTCGCTGCAGCAGAACAACTTCGCGAACTCGCAGGACTTGGCCGTCAAGTCGCCGTCCAAGCTATCGAAGACTTCGTTGGAACCAATATCGAAGAAATAGCACAGTTTACGTCGGCCGGCGTAAAATCTGGACTCCGCCAACTGTTGGAAACCTACAACACGAGAGTCAACAAAGTAGAAGTTGACAAATCGCTAATGATCGAAGCACCACAAAATCTATAGAAGAGATTGAAGGCTGCTAGATGGCCGAAGTGCAATTTCCGCTATATAGGACCTATATTGCTGCTAGGACTGAAGCAAACAATGCCATGACGGCCATGCTTGCCGGCTCTCGGCTCGCGGCACACACTCTGCAACTCACGACCGGGTCTAAACGAACATTGTCCGAGTTGTTCCCGACTGTAGAACACATTCGCCGACTCAACTTGCGTAGCGACCGTGCCCGCTCACTGCTAGACAACGCGGACCATCATCTTGCATCTGTAGCACTACCCTACGCTCTTGCGACACACGAGCACTTTGTCCTCTCAAGCATCGAATTGCTTAGAGATGATGGGGTTGCAATTGGTTGCAAGGCAAGCGAACTCAAAGCCTGGAGTATGCATGAGACCTTGTTCGAGGCTGCAGGACATCCAATGCCCGAAAAATGGCTAGAAATTTTCCATCTTCTACGCAAGATGAGAAACTGCATTATCCATGCCGGGGGATACAGCCAACCCGCCCTTGACAACCATATTCAAGGAATGAGCGAAGAGTCTATAGAAGAGTGGCAAGAACTCAATGATCAGCTTCATAGCGGGGTTGTCCAATCTAACCGAGTGATACTAACTGCTGAACACATTCTGACAGGATTTGCAGTCACCAAACGGCTAGGACGTGAGGTCAACAGTGCTCTCGTACGTAAGTTGAATAAGAGCTCATGGGCACGTATAGCCGTCGAAGACTTTCAGGACACGACCTCGAAAGTGAAAAACTCACCAAACTGGCGTCGTGCCCTAAACGGATACACGCGACAATACTACAGTCCGATTGAATTGTCTGACGCTGATCTCGAAAGTGCGTCACGTAAATCAGGGAATTGGAGTATAGAAAGCTGGGGCTAAATAGCCCGATAAGCAAGAAAAATGGGCGCTCTATCCTATTGAGCTACATCCAGCGTTGCTGGAGCCGGGACTCGAACCCGGGTTACCCAGTTCTGTGAAAATCCTGGTCATGAACCACCAGAAGCCGATGCTTCAGATCTCCTAGCCCCATGCTACCACAATTTGCTTCACTCACCCATCGCCGACAAAAAGGCGACGCAGGTCACTTCCATAACGACCTCCGAGTGAGGGCAGCGGAATCGAACCAAGCGCAATAAAGGCAACCAGAGTGCCTAGCCATTAGAGTGCCCTAGGTGGGATTCGAACCCACACTGTACGGATTTTGAGGCCGTCTTCTCTGCCAGTTGGAATACTAGGGCCAGTGCTTGTACCGCGTTAGATCTTACCGCGTCCTCGATTGACAGACCACGACGCCCCCTCCTGTCGCCCACCGCAGGTCAAGGCCGAGCCTCGCGCTGAGGGCACCAGATAGCCACTGTCCACATATTCCGATAGTAGGCAAGGTCACTTTCGGCGAAGCGATGCTCCAGAATTTCTCGCGGCCTCGGCAGCACCCCCAGGAGAAGGCCCTTGCGGGGCTGCCTTAATAGCTACTACATGTCGTGAATCCACACGTATGTTCGTATTTTGCGCCGCATGACCTACAACTGGGTCCTAGGTTTTTGTCGGAAACCCGACAACCGATGGTGCGCCTGTTGCGATAATTCCCAGATGAACGAATTTCACTCTCAGCACGGCCTGAGTCCTCCCAGAGGGGTACCGCAACCACCCATCGTCGAACCGATGCACCATCGTCTACCTCCGAAACCACCACCGGCAACCGGCATGGGCCCGCATATGCCCTTCATTGGCATGGGAGCCGCCGCCTTGTTGCTACTGGGTTTCGCAGTCGGAACCGGCATCGGCAAGCAACCCGACAGGGCTGCTGTGACCACCGAATTCATTGAGGTTGACGTCGAACGTATCGTCACAGTCGATCCGGCGGAAGAACGCCTGGCCGAAATCGAGCAACACCAGGAGGACCTGTTGGAGCTCCAGAACGAGCTCGACAGTCGGCAAGCAGAGCTCGACCAGCGGGAGGATGAGCTCAATGAGCTCGAAGAGTCACTTCCAGGCACCGACACCGACACCGACACCGACACCGACACCGACACCGACACCGACACCGACACATCGATGATTCCCGGCGACGGGATCTATGTCGTCGGAGACGAAGTAGCGCCAGGAACCTACGAGGCGCAAGGCAACGGGAGGCTATGCTACTTTGCCCGGCTCTCCTCGCCCAACTCCACCGACGTCATCTCCAGTCACTTCGGTACAGCTTCCGTTTCAGTCCAGATTGAACCAAGCGACTACGCCTTTGAATCCTCCGGCTGCGGGGAATGGGCCGGTCAACAACACGACTAGTCGGCTCTCTGCCGAAAGAGAATCGCCCGCTGAGAAGCTGGTATCGCCCTCAGTGGTCGGCACACATGGCCCGGCACCGACGCCGGGCCAGCCTCATTCACTGAGCCTTCACAGAAAATGCCTTGCCGCCCAAGCCGCAGCCTCGGTCCGGCTAGCGGTCTTCGTCTTAGCCAAGATCTTCGAGACATGCACCTCGACGGTACGTTGGGAAATCTCAAGCCGACGCGCTATCTGACGGTTCGCCAAACCGGCAGCGGCCAAAGTAAGCACCTCGCGTTCCCTAGCGGTCAGGCTCACCCCCTCCGGCGGCAGAGACTTCAGGAGAGAATCGATGGAATCTCTACGGTGGCCCGGCCATCGCCGTAGCGTTCGCTCCGCTGAAAGCAACCAGGTTCGAGCCGCCTCCACGTTGCCCAGGTGCTGATGGGCCCGACCCACTATCGCCAGTATCGATGCTCGCAAAGGAGCCTGCGGAGGAACCACGAATTCAGGGCTCTCGGCTACCGACACCGCACCCGCGGCATCACCCTCATGAAAACGCAGCGCCACACACAACGAGTAGGCCTCGTCGAAAGCTCCGGGCACAATCGGCAGAGCAAGGCATTGAGTCACAAACGTGCGCACTTCGGTCGGAGACTGCCGCGCCTCAAGTGCCGCACACGCGACCGCGACGGCTCGATGAGCGCGGCGCCGGTGTTCCTCCACCGTGTTGCTATCACGATAGGTACGCACAGCCTCAGAGATTTGGGCGGCGTCTCCGCCCCGGCACGCCAGCGCTATTTTGAGCCACTGTGGATAGGTGACAGCCCAATGTTTGTCCATGTTGATCGATTCGGACAGGCTGCGACGATACAGCGTCGTGGCGGTTTCGATCTCATTGCGTTCGACGGCTATCAGTCCCGCGTGGGCTGCGAGAACGACGCGCTCGGTCGGATCGGCTTCAATGGGCAAGCGCTCGTGCAGCAACTGCCAGGCACGCTCTTGGAGTCCCTGCTCGATGGCCCGTCCCACCCCGATTCGGGTGATGGTTCCGCCGTGGATGGCCATCCCGAAATCGCCCACGGCCTTCGTCCCCCGCTCATAGAGGTCCCACGCCTCGTCATCATTGAGACGTCCCATTTGAATGAGGAGGAGGTTGTTTACGGCGCGGGCGAGTTTGCGAAGGTCGCCCAGTTTCTCGGCGTTGCGCCATACTCCTTCGAGAGTGGAAACGGCGGACTCCACGTCCCCATTATGGTGCTCAGCCATCGATCGACTGACGGCCAGGGAATGGACTTGTCGTTCCAGACCATGCCTTTTGGCCAGCGGTTCAGCTTGCTCGCACAGTGGAATAATCTTGCCCCACTCTTCGGCCCACACCAGGGCTTGGGCTCGCCCGGTCAAGCAGCGGGCATACTGCACACTGCCCTCTTCGGCCAGCGCCTCCGATCGGTCCAGGCAGGTCCACATATCCCCCACTCGGCCTTCGTGCCAGGCCACTGCCGCCAGTCGCAGGTGCGCCAGGCTCAGGCGCTCCGGGTCTGCCGATAGCGCTATGAGGCGCTGGTAAAACTCTTTTCCGGCGGGGAAGTCGCCCTGCTGGGTTGCGGATTCTCCGGCCAGTTCGAGCAGGTCGATATTGTCGGGCTGAACTTCAAGACCCAGCAACGCCATGTCCAACGCGGCCGTTGAGAGCCATCGGTCGAAGTACTCCCGTCCAGCGGCCAGAGCCGCTTGTACGGTTACCTCGGTTTGGTTGAGGGCGTGGGCGTGGCGCACGATGCCGCTGTAGTCGTTGCGACTTTGGGCCAGGCGGAGGGCTCGGGCGTGAAGCGCGGTCGATTCGGCGGGGAGGACGGTGGAGGCGATCGCCTCCCGGGCCAGAGCATGGCGGAATGAGAGTGTGGTCGCCGGGCCATTGGTGCCCGGGGTTGTGGTGAGAACTCCCGTTTCAATCAGGGTGGTGATCTCCTCGGTGATGTCTTCATCGATGAGGTTGGCCAAGAGTTCCAGGTCGACGGTTTCGCCCAGCTGCGCGATGGTGCGGGCCAGGGCTCGGGCGGAGTCGGGTACATCGGAAAGGCGCGCGCGGATGAGCGCGGCGAGGCGACCGGGCAGGGGCGCGTCAGTGAGGGTACCCGCGTTGATCAGTTCATTGATCCAAAAGGGGTTGCCGCCGGTGCGGCGGTGGATGGTTCGAATGTGATGCGCGGATACGCGTGGTTCTCCCCCGCGGCTGACCAGCTGACCTACTTCGGGCAGGGTCAGGCCGGTCAAGGTGCAGCGGTGGGAGTTGGCCAAGGCGTTGAGGCGAGTTAGAACGTGAGTGACGGCCTGCGGATGGTGGGCTTCGTCGGGGTCGCGGCTTCCGGCGATGAGCATGGCGGGCAGTCCGCGGGTGGCGGCGAGTTCGGCCCACAGGGTGAGGCTTTCCGAGTCAAGCCAGTGCAGATCGTCGACGACGATCAATGCCGGTTCGCCGCTGGTGAGCAGGCGCAGAGCACGGACGCCGACCCGTAGTAGGGCTCGGTCGGGCAACGATAGTGGGCCGTCGACGGGTTGTTGTTGCAGCACGTTCCAGGCCAACGGGTCGGTGTCGGCCGGTCGCTCGTAGGTGGCGGTGGCGGCGGCAAACCAGTCGTGGGGTTCGGCTGCGCTAGCGCGGGCGGTGCCATAGAGCGTGGTGGGCGCGTTGATCCGATCGACAATGGCGTGCAGGAGGCTGGTCTTGCCCATTCCGGCCTCGCCGGTGACGGTGTAGGCCACGGGGCCACTGTGTGGGTCGGCGGCGAGTTTTTCCCAGGCGGTGATGGCTGCGTCGAGGTCTGCGGCGCGGCCGAGGAGGGCGGGTGGGGCACTGTTCGTCACGTGGATCAACTCTACCCAGTTTCTTGGGCCGTCGCGAAATGGGTTAAACACTTCTCTCCTCACATAGCGCCATTGAACTGCGCAGATGTCACTGGTGGCGGCTTTGCGGAGGATACTTACGTAGCGGTACTACGTATAAGTACGTATTGCTGGGGCGGTCGCATCAGACAAAGCTTGTAGGCATGACACATTCACATCTGGCCGTCGAAGCGCAGGCTTTGACGCGCTCATTCACTGTCAAGGGAAAGCCTGACCGGGTGGCTCTCGAATCGCTGGATATCTGCGTGGAGCCCGGGGAGGTTCATGGGCTCTTGGGACCAAATGGCGCGGGTAAGACGACTTTGTGCAAAATCCTCTCCACTGTGTTGCTCCCCACGTCCGGGGAAGCTCGCATCCACGGGTACGACGTCGTGACCGAAGCGAAGTCCGTGCGACCTTTGATCGGCATTGTTTTCGGCGGCGAGAAGGGGCTGTACGCCCGTATGAGCCCCCGCCGAAATCTGCGATTCTGGGCGGCCTTGTATGGGCTGCGCCGCCGGGAAGCCCACCAACGTACGGAGTCGTTGTTGGAGCGGGTGGGCCTGACCCAGCGGGGAGACGATCCGGTGGAGACGTTCTCCCGGGGTATGAAACAGCGCCTGCATCTGGCGCGCGGCCTCATTGGAGATCCCAAGGTCGTGATCCTGGATGAGCCGACGGTGGGTATGGACCCGGTTTCGGCACACGAGTTCCGTGACCTCGTTGAGCAGCTCAGGGCCGAACATAAGGCGGTGCTGCTGACAACGCATGACATGGCCGAGGCCGAGGCATTGTGTGATCAGGTGTCCTTCATCGATAACGGGAGGCTGGTGACTCGGGAAAGTCCCCGTTCGCTGGGGCAGATGTTGAGCCGGTTTGAACGAGTCAGGGCCGGCGGTGTGAATGCCGATCTGGCCGCGCAGGTGGAGGCTTTGCCGGGGGTGGCTCAGGTGCGGCGGCCCGGCAACGACGTCCTCATTGCCGAAACTAGTGAGGATGGGGCGTCACATCGGGTGTTGCGGGCTCTCATCGATGCCGGAATCAGCGACATTTCGACCGACTCCCCCAGTTTGGAGGAGGTCTATTTGCACCTCATCGGCGATCGGGGAATGCAGGTGGCCCAGTGAATGCCACCTATCAAAGACCTGAGTCTCCTGGAAGTGTCGCGTTCGCCCCGGGGTTCTTCGCCGCCATCGGGTTCCAGGTGGCATTGATTCGCAAAGACACCTCGAACCTGTTCTCGTTGATCACGGCTCCGCTGTTCGCGGTGTCGCTCATGGCTGTTATTCAACATAGCGGGCGTACCGACCTTGCCGCCTACGCGGTGGTCGCGCCTGCGATCATGGCGATTTTCAGTATGGCGCTCTTCGAATCTGGCGAAATCATTTCCCGTGACCGTCAGTCGGGGGTTCTGGAAGCCATCATGGCCACTCCGGTGTCACTGTCCTGGGTGGTCTTGGGCCGCGTCGGAGCCATCACTGTCCTGAGTTTGATCGCCGTGCTGGAGTGTTGGTTGGTGGGAGCATTGATGTTCGGCGAATTCGTCTCCATTGGTCATCCACTGTTGTTCGCGGTGACATTGATGGCGCTCTCCTTGGGGGTCGCGTCGACCGGGGTGGTCATGGCGGCGGCCTTTGTGGTCGGCCGATCAGTGCGCAGCTTCCAAAACTCGATCTCCTTCCCGCTGTTCTTGCTGGGCGGCGTGTTGGTGCCAGCTTCGTTCCTGCCTGGGTTTCTACATCCGATTAGCAACGCGTTCTTCTTGTCGTGGGCCACCGATCTTCTCCGCGACTCGCTGACGGCGACGCCCGTTGAGGATGCTCTCTTTCGGCTGGGCGCCATCGTCGGGCTCAGCGCCCTCATGTATGCCCTGGGAATGTGGCTCATGCACCGGCTGTTGGTGCGCATCCGTCGCACGGGAAAGGTCAACTTCGCATGAACAGACTCGCGATTCTGGGCCAGTCCATGTCATCGGGCTCGGCTGATTTCAAACTCGTCTACACCCCCACCTCGTGGGCGACCGGTTGGATGGTGCGCGTCCTAGCGCAAGTGGCCTTCTACAGCATGCTGGGCACGCTCTTGGGAGACCACGAACGCACCCGATACATTCTCATCGGCGCGGCGGTATTCATTGCCGTGCTTGAGCCGATGATGACCACCGCCTCCACGACGTGGGAAAGAGTTGCTGGCACGTTGCCGCTGCTCACGGCCGCCCCGGCGGGTCTGGTCCTCGTCTTCGCCGGTCGTAGCTGGTATTGGGTTGCCACGGGGACGGCATCGTCGTCACTGGCACTACTCATCACCGCACCGATGTTCGGAATCCATATCAGCCTCACCCAGGCGTTTATCGTGGTGCCGCTGCTGTTTGTGGTAGCGCTGACGACCTATGGACTAGCGCTGACGACCGGTTCGCTAGCGTTGCGATTTTACGCGCACCGCAACGTGATCAGCAACGTCGTCGGCCTTGTCCTCATGGCAATCGGCGGGTTTATGGTGCCGGTGACATTCTGGCCCACCGCTGTGCAATGGGTCGCGCATCTCTTCCCCGGCACCCACGGCCTGACCGCCATCCGCGCGGCACTGGAGTCGGCTCCCGCCTCAGAAGTTCTCACCCACGCGGTATACGCCCTTCTTATAGGGCTGTGTTGGGCTTCCGTGGCGATGTGGTCGTTCTGGTTGCTGGCTGCCTCTGGTCGTAAGAGCGGCAACATCGAGTTCGGGGATTAGCCGGTTGGCCGCACACAGAAGTACGGACTTGGACGGGAAACCAAGAACCCCGCCTCTGCGGTGGACGACTAGCTCTTCTCACGGTGTGCCCCAGCGCATTGCAGGCAGTGCTTACCCGGGGTCATGCGGGTAGTCACCAGGCTGCGATGGGGACGCATTCGACGATGAAGAGGACTAAGGTCGCTATCGCTAGAGAGAGGGAAGGGCCGGGCAGAGGGTGTCAACTATTGACTCTGCCCGGCCCACCTCGCGTTAGAGCACCTATGGACTAGTAGGTGTCAGCGGCGAGGAGTTCGATTCGCTTTTCAGCCACTCAGCGAATCGATCATTGTGGATTGTGGGCTCTGCGGGGACGCTAGGCGCCTGGTGTTGAGCGAAGAAGGCGTGTAGTGCCTGCGCCTGTGCGGAGTCGTTGGCCTCGAGACGTTCCCGCCACAGTGGCATCGGAAGGAATTCAGCACCAATGCGCGCGGCCATTTCCTTCCACCTAGTCGACAGGTCTACCGGTTCACCGACGGTCAGATTCCACACTCCACGTGCTCCTCTCATTGCCAGTGCCGCTATATTGCGTGCCGCGACGTCGACCTCTATCCAGGGTTCCCGAATGGGCAGATCAGGAAGTGAGCCCATCGCTTGGCCTACGGCGTCGATTTGACTGACGAGGTCACCGGAGTTGGTGACGTCGGTGCCTGAGGGTGGGACGACACGCCCCAGCCGGTAACAGGCCACAGATAGCCCGGACTCGCCAGCTTGCCGGAGCAGCTCTTCGGCCGCCCACTTGCTGTGTTGGTAGCCGTCGGTCAGCCCATCGTGGTGTGGCACAAAGTCTTCGGGTAGCTCGCGGCCAACCCCGAGCGCCACAGTGGAGACATGGTGGAATGCGGTGCCACTTTCGGCGGCGATCCGCAGCAGCTGGCCCACCGCCAACGTATTGACGCGGCGCAGGCTGGAGTAGCCTCGCCCGAGGCTGACTTCAGCCGCACAGTGGATGATAGTCCCCACCTGCGTAAACATGGCGCGGCCGGTGGCGTCTAGTCCCAGATCGTCGCGGTCGAGTTGGCTCTCCAGAATGTGAAGGCGACCTAGCTGGGATGGGTCGGCTCCGGCGGCGAGGACGGCGGATTCCAGCCGCTTTCGGGTACCTCGTCCTAGGCAGTGAATGTGCCGGTCGGTGGTGCGCAACAGGTGGGCGATAAGCCAAGAGCCGACGAACCCGGTGCCACCGGTGACAGCAATGCTGGTCCCTTGGGGGGCGCGGATGTCGATGGGCTTCCAGGCGGTGTCTGTGGCTAGGTCCCATTCCTCGCCGGTGGCGTCGCCGTCAATTTGGGCTGCGAGTCCGGCGATGGTCGGGGCGGCGAATACGGTCGAGGCGGTGATGTCGCGGCCTAGCTTAGCGCTGAGACGGGAGGCGACGGCTACGGCTTTGAGGGAGGAACCGCCGTGATGGAAGAAGTCGGCATCTCGCCGAGGAGGGGCCGCCCCGAGGACGGCGGTGAAGATGTCGATGACGATCTGTTCGGTCGCGGTGGCGGCCTCGATGTCGCTAGGGCCGGCGGGAATGGCCAGCGAACGGTAGTCGAGTTTGCCGCTGGAGGTACGCGGTATTCGGTCCAGGCGGACGACATGGCTGGGGCGGGCGGCCTCGACTAGGTGGGCGCGGGCGTGATCGTGCAATGCTTCGGCGTCGATATCGCCGCTGACGAAGGCGACAAGCCGCAAAGGGGCGGTCGTTTGGTCAACTAGGACGGCTGCCTCGGCTACATCGGGGTGCCGCAAGAGCACACTTTCAACTTCGAGCGGGTGGACGCGATGGCCCGAGATCTTCACCTCGTCGTCGCTTCGGCCCACGTACGACAAGGTCTGGTCTTCGTGCACAGTCACAACGTCTCCGGTGCGATACCACTGCCGTCCGGCAACGGGCACACTCAGGGATGCGGTTGTGCCGAGGTATCCGCTGGCTAGTCCAGGGCCCGCGATGTAGAGCTCGTTCCCGGGCCCCACAGCGGCGGCGACTCCGGGCAAAGGTGTGCCAAGTCGCAGAGGTTCATGCGGGCGAAGGTCGGCGGCCACACATACGACTGTGGCTTCAGTGGGCCCGTAGGTGTTGATAAGTCTCACTTGAGAGCCTATGACCGCATGCCACTGAGCCAGACGTTCGGTGGCGGCGGCCTCGCCGCCAATGATGACGGTATGCACAGTGGGC is a window encoding:
- a CDS encoding endonuclease domain-containing protein gives rise to the protein MKAWHGGSCAICGVKPEKLDLDHDHDSGLIRGFLCRSCNAREARSQDEVFVRYRHRNPASILGLKIVYSKSISRHTQYPRPSYGISRCKPRFELTATERPRVGSSNSLFDMPLYCTLGETHNRPHAPARLRSTPGLIIRCTYDRNGHKVMASTKAG
- a CDS encoding DUF4928 family protein, whose protein sequence is MTSPAPSGPNDVEVFRQLVTEIEGWYEDQRKSDGRVDPNVMCAGVYAADHLSRAFPLTENDYRTKSQVKGASGSRIKKLLAAHGEERVFLREGGRTSRGTVTLVASLANLINDCLSKHYSTDPNDQARAYIAWSLQEWFVNKIQVDFFDKERLQVEIDPQLPVAAAVAAMIEAGRVRGGNAAGAVAQHLVGAKLELRFPDITINNESYTTADQQTNRAGDFQVGDTGIHVTTSPSQALFTTRCAKNLTDGYRPRVLVPDDKVAAAEQLRELAGLGRQVAVQAIEDFVGTNIEEIAQFTSAGVKSGLRQLLETYNTRVNKVEVDKSLMIEAPQNL
- a CDS encoding DNA cytosine methyltransferase, coding for MLSTNCRRSTIASVTDAPCVPKISPAASSSTGLQAFEVAEFFAGIGLARLGLENAGFRVTWANDIERAKWEMYLRQFGDAAQGDFHLGDITDVRGTDIPEGTSLAWASFPCTDLSLAGGRGGLAGKQSGTFWQLVRVLKEIDYSRPAIVALENVNGLATSHKGADLSAAISALNQLGYSVDIMTIDARRFVPQSRPRLFIVAVQHDVLSAAISAGLPLRPTHTGPQPFCVTESQTRPKWLSGFFENQDLETHRFDLRDLPPLLDGGLTTQAEEMRLSDERWWSEERIVRFVAELSDVQKARLDDLTMNARSPIYRSAYRRTRKGKPAWEIRADDIAGCLRTARGGSSKQAIVRIQRGSPLRARWMTPIEYARLMGASSYVISDIRKNQALFGFGDAVCVPVVEWLGHNYFRPILAIASAGTVSSAP
- a CDS encoding ABC transporter ATP-binding protein, whose amino-acid sequence is MTHSHLAVEAQALTRSFTVKGKPDRVALESLDICVEPGEVHGLLGPNGAGKTTLCKILSTVLLPTSGEARIHGYDVVTEAKSVRPLIGIVFGGEKGLYARMSPRRNLRFWAALYGLRRREAHQRTESLLERVGLTQRGDDPVETFSRGMKQRLHLARGLIGDPKVVILDEPTVGMDPVSAHEFRDLVEQLRAEHKAVLLTTHDMAEAEALCDQVSFIDNGRLVTRESPRSLGQMLSRFERVRAGGVNADLAAQVEALPGVAQVRRPGNDVLIAETSEDGASHRVLRALIDAGISDISTDSPSLEEVYLHLIGDRGMQVAQ
- a CDS encoding ATP-binding protein: MTNSAPPALLGRAADLDAAITAWEKLAADPHSGPVAYTVTGEAGMGKTSLLHAIVDRINAPTTLYGTARASAAEPHDWFAAATATYERPADTDPLAWNVLQQQPVDGPLSLPDRALLRVGVRALRLLTSGEPALIVVDDLHWLDSESLTLWAELAATRGLPAMLIAGSRDPDEAHHPQAVTHVLTRLNALANSHRCTLTGLTLPEVGQLVSRGGEPRVSAHHIRTIHRRTGGNPFWINELINAGTLTDAPLPGRLAALIRARLSDVPDSARALARTIAQLGETVDLELLANLIDEDITEEITTLIETGVLTTTPGTNGPATTLSFRHALAREAIASTVLPAESTALHARALRLAQSRNDYSGIVRHAHALNQTEVTVQAALAAGREYFDRWLSTAALDMALLGLEVQPDNIDLLELAGESATQQGDFPAGKEFYQRLIALSADPERLSLAHLRLAAVAWHEGRVGDMWTCLDRSEALAEEGSVQYARCLTGRAQALVWAEEWGKIIPLCEQAEPLAKRHGLERQVHSLAVSRSMAEHHNGDVESAVSTLEGVWRNAEKLGDLRKLARAVNNLLLIQMGRLNDDEAWDLYERGTKAVGDFGMAIHGGTITRIGVGRAIEQGLQERAWQLLHERLPIEADPTERVVLAAHAGLIAVERNEIETATTLYRRSLSESINMDKHWAVTYPQWLKIALACRGGDAAQISEAVRTYRDSNTVEEHRRRAHRAVAVACAALEARQSPTEVRTFVTQCLALPIVPGAFDEAYSLCVALRFHEGDAAGAVSVAESPEFVVPPQAPLRASILAIVGRAHQHLGNVEAARTWLLSAERTLRRWPGHRRDSIDSLLKSLPPEGVSLTAREREVLTLAAAGLANRQIARRLEISQRTVEVHVSKILAKTKTASRTEAAAWAARHFL